In the Alphaproteobacteria bacterium genome, ACGAATCGATACGATCAGGCGCCGGGGTCTTCACCGCCCTGATGGAGGGCTTCGTCGACCGCGGCGCGGATATTCTGGAGCACTTGTCCAGCGAACTGAACGATATTTCCAAGCTGGTGTTCCGCGCCAAAACCAGACGACGCCGCAACATGGCGCGCTCGAACGAGCGGCTGCGTCATGCGCTCGCGAGCGTCGGCATCATTGGCGAGCGGCTGTCGGTCACGCGCGATGTGTTTCTGGGCCTCGATCGTATCGTGCCTTTCGTGCTCAGTCTGAAGCATGAATGGATCATGACGGAATTTGGCCACCGCCTCGAAGCGGTCAGCAAGGATGTGGCCTCGCTCAACGCCTTCGAGGAGCACCTCGCCACGAAGGTCCAGTTCTTGCTCGATGCGGTGCTTGGCTTCATCAACATCGCGCAGAATGACCTGTTCAAGATTCTCACCATCGTCTCCGTGGTGGGAATTCCACCGACGGTGGTGGCCGGAATCTACGGCATGAACTTCAAGTTCATGCCCGAGCTGAACTGGGCGTGGGGCTATCCGTTCGGGCTCGCAATGATCGTGCTGAGTGCGGTGTTGCCGCTGCTCTGGTTCAAGTGGCGCGGCTGGTTTTAGAGCATGATCCCGAAAAGTGGGCACCGGTTTTCGGACGAGATCATGCTCAAATTATAACTCCGCGGCCCACGCGGCGAATGCGTCCAGCGTTTCCGCGAGAACCTCCGCATCCTTGCGGCCGGTA is a window encoding:
- a CDS encoding magnesium transporter CorA family protein, which translates into the protein MLTIYRDSGKVQSSHAGGLPEDVIWLDLLNATEQEKASVESRTGLRVPSFDALSEIESSSRLIVDHGVIYLSTPLVAPGEAGDYQLTPAGFILSQSVLVTVRFAELPSFKAVAENVNADESIRSGAGVFTALMEGFVDRGADILEHLSSELNDISKLVFRAKTRRRRNMARSNERLRHALASVGIIGERLSVTRDVFLGLDRIVPFVLSLKHEWIMTEFGHRLEAVSKDVASLNAFEEHLATKVQFLLDAVLGFINIAQNDLFKILTIVSVVGIPPTVVAGIYGMNFKFMPELNWAWGYPFGLAMIVLSAVLPLLWFKWRGWF